The Cyclobacteriaceae bacterium genome includes a region encoding these proteins:
- a CDS encoding DM13 domain-containing protein, with translation MKTSCIIILIALLSACQPELTTPVNPADASNVDLTGLTPLKSGMFVGIGGHTAAGTVLIYEKNSKKYIVFDPYSSQAGPDLKVYLSKDENASDYIRVGKLQSTTGRQTYEVVGNPEIDQYPFVHIWCEQFSVEFARAPLN, from the coding sequence ATGAAGACAAGCTGCATTATAATTCTCATCGCTTTGCTCAGTGCATGTCAACCTGAACTCACGACACCTGTTAATCCTGCAGATGCATCCAATGTGGATCTTACAGGTCTTACTCCTCTGAAGTCAGGAATGTTTGTAGGTATTGGAGGACATACTGCAGCGGGCACTGTTCTTATTTATGAAAAGAATAGTAAAAAGTATATTGTTTTTGATCCGTACTCATCTCAGGCTGGTCCTGATCTAAAAGTCTATCTTAGTAAAGACGAGAATGCATCTGACTATATCAGAGTGGGTAAGCTTCAATCTACTACTGGAAGACAAACCTATGAAGTGGTCGGCAATCCTGAAATTGACCAATACCCTTTTGTGCACATCTGGTGCGAACAGTTTTCTGTTGAATTTGCCAGAGCTCCTTTGAATTAA
- a CDS encoding polysaccharide deacetylase family protein: protein MPSICFYFQVHQPFRLTDYDVFKIGHNHFYEDESKNVEILDRVARKCYLPANETMLRLIDQHKGDFKISYSLSGAVIEQFEKYRPDVLQSFQELARTGCVEFLSETYYHSLSYLYSKAEFLRQIARHRAKIKDHFNQEPAVFRNTELIYNNEIANFISEQGYKGIICEGLDHHLGHRSPNFLYHPPGNPNIKCLLKNYKLSDDIAFRFSNKAWDEWPLTTSKFAKWVHQVAGNGEVINLFMDYETFGEHQWPETGIFDFLAHLPREIIQHGDFNFKTPSEVIQMYDARGEYDVHQLSSWADMERDLSAWLGNGLQHDAMERIYKLEEAIHTTKDGDLMDRWAKLTTSDHFYYMCTKYWNDGDVHKYFSHYNTPYDAYINYMNILTDLEHTLEIHNSGN, encoded by the coding sequence ATGCCTTCGATTTGTTTTTATTTCCAGGTACATCAACCATTTCGTCTCACAGATTATGATGTATTTAAAATAGGACACAATCATTTCTATGAAGACGAGTCAAAAAATGTTGAGATCCTGGATCGCGTTGCAAGAAAATGTTACCTGCCTGCGAATGAGACGATGCTGCGACTTATCGATCAGCATAAGGGTGATTTCAAAATCTCATATTCATTAAGTGGCGCTGTGATCGAGCAATTCGAAAAGTACCGTCCTGATGTGCTGCAATCTTTTCAGGAATTGGCAAGAACCGGCTGTGTTGAATTTCTTTCCGAAACATACTACCACTCATTAAGCTACTTGTACTCAAAGGCAGAATTCCTTCGTCAGATTGCGAGACACAGAGCCAAGATCAAGGATCATTTTAATCAAGAACCGGCAGTATTCAGAAATACTGAGCTAATCTATAATAATGAGATTGCCAATTTTATTTCAGAACAGGGTTACAAAGGAATTATCTGTGAAGGACTTGATCATCACCTCGGTCACCGAAGTCCTAATTTTCTTTACCATCCTCCGGGCAATCCCAATATTAAATGCTTATTGAAGAATTATAAACTCTCTGATGACATTGCCTTCCGATTTTCAAATAAAGCCTGGGATGAGTGGCCTTTGACGACTTCAAAATTTGCAAAGTGGGTTCATCAGGTTGCGGGCAATGGAGAAGTAATCAACTTGTTCATGGATTACGAAACTTTCGGTGAGCACCAATGGCCAGAGACAGGCATCTTCGATTTTCTTGCTCACCTTCCCAGAGAGATTATTCAGCACGGTGATTTTAATTTCAAGACACCTTCTGAAGTTATTCAGATGTACGATGCAAGAGGAGAGTATGATGTTCATCAGCTAAGTTCCTGGGCAGACATGGAGCGGGATCTTTCAGCCTGGTTGGGCAATGGTTTGCAGCACGACGCCATGGAAAGGATATATAAACTTGAGGAGGCTATTCACACAACAAAAGACGGAGACCTGATGGATCGTTGGGCGAAACTCACTACCTCAGATCATTTCTATTATATGTGCACAAAATACTGGAATGATGGTGACGTGCATAAGTACTTCAGTCACTACAACACGCCATACGATGCATATATTAATTATATGAATATCCTGACAGATCTGGAGCATACACTGGAAATTCATAATTCAGGGAATTGA
- a CDS encoding glycosyltransferase, which translates to MKILMLGWEFPPLFTGGLGVATYGIVKSLNQYSQIRLIIPTAGDASDLEDVNIIGLNKLTKEEIDIESIQFEIEFDNTRVEKIPLQISPYHFTNASFSGFFGSNDHPESDQKIDVIRSIFSGRDMYGFNVMHKVHLFALLSAEIASDGDFDIIHAHDWVTYPAAVRIKKQSGKPLVVHVHALETDRVGDTVRNDIYWMERDGLLEADSIVAVSEYTKEQIVKHYEIDPSKISVVHNGIEPIPVKRSVHKLKDKLVIFLGRITSQKGPNFLLETAEKVVRVYPRVKFVVAGTGDQFGHLLESTAYRKLGSKFIFTGFLSKTKVNELLSMADAYFMPSVSEPFGLTALEAAHHKVPAVISSQSGAAEVMKGSLQADFWDTDKYANYIHAILKYPALGKILSDRAALELNDLTWDHAAKKLRNVYDTLLQES; encoded by the coding sequence ATGAAGATATTGATGCTTGGCTGGGAATTTCCCCCGCTTTTTACCGGAGGCTTGGGGGTGGCAACGTATGGCATCGTGAAGTCACTGAATCAATATTCTCAGATTCGACTGATCATACCAACAGCAGGCGATGCTTCTGATCTGGAAGATGTTAACATCATAGGTCTCAACAAGCTTACAAAAGAGGAAATTGATATAGAAAGTATTCAATTCGAAATTGAATTTGACAATACCCGTGTTGAAAAAATCCCTCTTCAGATAAGTCCTTATCATTTCACAAATGCGTCATTCAGTGGTTTTTTTGGTTCGAATGACCATCCGGAAAGCGATCAGAAAATCGATGTAATCAGGTCAATATTCTCCGGACGTGACATGTATGGATTTAACGTCATGCACAAGGTTCATTTGTTTGCATTGCTTTCAGCTGAAATCGCTTCGGATGGAGACTTTGATATTATCCATGCGCACGACTGGGTGACATATCCTGCTGCAGTCAGAATTAAAAAGCAAAGTGGTAAGCCATTGGTAGTTCATGTCCATGCTCTCGAAACAGATCGCGTTGGAGACACCGTTCGCAATGATATTTATTGGATGGAACGCGATGGATTGCTTGAAGCAGACTCCATCGTCGCTGTCAGTGAATACACAAAAGAGCAGATCGTTAAACATTATGAAATAGACCCGTCAAAAATTTCTGTCGTTCATAATGGAATTGAACCCATACCAGTAAAACGATCCGTTCATAAACTAAAGGATAAGCTTGTGATTTTTCTGGGAAGGATTACTTCTCAGAAGGGCCCTAATTTTTTACTGGAGACAGCTGAAAAAGTTGTTCGTGTCTATCCAAGAGTGAAATTTGTAGTGGCTGGTACGGGCGATCAGTTTGGGCATTTACTGGAATCAACTGCTTATAGAAAGCTGGGGAGTAAATTTATCTTCACTGGATTTTTATCAAAGACAAAAGTGAATGAATTACTCTCCATGGCAGATGCATACTTTATGCCTTCCGTATCAGAACCTTTTGGATTGACTGCCCTGGAAGCTGCGCATCATAAAGTTCCTGCTGTAATATCTTCTCAATCAGGAGCAGCAGAAGTAATGAAGGGATCCTTGCAGGCCGATTTCTGGGATACGGATAAGTATGCCAACTATATTCACGCAATACTTAAATACCCTGCTTTGGGCAAAATTTTATCAGACCGCGCAGCTCTTGAGTTGAATGATCTCACCTGGGATCATGCTGCCAAAAAACTAAGAAACGTTTACGATACACTTTTACAGGAATCATAA
- a CDS encoding M23 family metallopeptidase has translation MAIQKSINSSIILSIAIVLGSCNALQTFTSMNPSPREKYVNALTKTGLLSSSLAQTWMNAGDVALHDSIIVTLPFRETGYFASSEPSARFYRFDVKDGQVLTLTSAIKAKEKSKLFIDVFLLKENKWETVAYSDSLSLTYELPKSGSCIVRLQPELLVNIYYSITLSVTPVLMNPVKGASNKSIGSFYGDPRDGGKRKHEGIDIFAPKGTFVIAPTDGVVTRVSSSVLGGKTVWMNDTKRGHSYYFAHLDSQIAIAGRKVKQGDVLGTVGNTGNAITTPSHLHFGVFQNKSINPIAYIRTMEKLVNELAPDTSFQSIVFRTKQKITSIHSGPSTKLAVRESLSKDYYVRVIGQSGDWYRVSTANNREGFIEKSKVITAEKGNKFVIRNPASLLTEADSQAVPIGTVTGTAEGLASYKQFRYIKTSDGLNGWIDITLL, from the coding sequence ATGGCAATTCAAAAATCGATTAACAGTAGTATCATTCTATCCATTGCAATTGTGCTGGGAAGCTGTAATGCTTTACAAACGTTCACGTCAATGAACCCTTCTCCAAGAGAAAAATATGTCAACGCGCTGACTAAAACAGGTCTTCTCTCATCTTCCTTAGCTCAGACATGGATGAATGCCGGAGATGTGGCGCTTCACGATTCAATTATTGTGACGCTGCCTTTTAGGGAAACTGGTTACTTTGCTTCTTCCGAACCATCCGCAAGGTTTTATCGGTTTGATGTGAAAGACGGGCAGGTGCTTACTTTGACCTCTGCCATTAAGGCGAAAGAAAAATCAAAATTATTTATTGACGTCTTCTTACTTAAAGAAAATAAATGGGAGACAGTCGCCTACAGTGATTCACTTTCCCTGACCTACGAACTTCCAAAAAGTGGAAGCTGCATCGTTCGTCTTCAGCCAGAACTATTGGTCAATATTTATTATTCCATCACGTTAAGTGTGACGCCTGTGCTGATGAATCCGGTAAAGGGTGCTTCCAATAAATCAATTGGAAGTTTCTATGGCGATCCACGTGATGGAGGGAAAAGGAAGCATGAAGGTATTGACATCTTTGCTCCTAAAGGAACATTTGTGATTGCCCCCACCGATGGAGTTGTTACGAGAGTAAGCTCAAGTGTGCTTGGCGGGAAAACTGTTTGGATGAATGATACCAAACGAGGTCACTCATACTATTTTGCTCACCTTGATTCACAGATAGCAATTGCAGGAAGGAAAGTAAAACAGGGTGATGTTCTGGGAACTGTTGGCAACACCGGAAATGCAATCACCACACCATCGCATCTTCACTTCGGAGTTTTTCAGAATAAAAGCATTAATCCAATTGCTTATATCAGGACGATGGAAAAACTTGTCAACGAACTTGCTCCTGATACCTCTTTTCAATCCATTGTATTCAGGACAAAGCAAAAAATTACTTCCATTCATAGCGGACCTTCCACCAAACTTGCAGTCCGGGAAAGCTTATCAAAAGATTATTACGTGAGAGTGATTGGACAAAGTGGCGATTGGTATCGGGTGAGCACAGCAAACAATCGGGAAGGGTTCATTGAAAAAAGCAAAGTGATCACCGCTGAAAAGGGGAACAAATTTGTAATAAGAAATCCAGCATCTCTGCTGACCGAAGCTGACAGCCAAGCCGTACCCATCGGCACTGTGACCGGAACAGCAGAAGGTCTCGCATCCTATAAGCAGTTCAGATATATAAAGACTTCGGATGGACTCAATGGATGGATTGACATCACATTGCTTTAG
- a CDS encoding acyl-CoA desaturase: MSALKTISFAGTQREFAATLNKRVNEYFTRNKLAKHANGEMIVKTVFMFSLYFVPYALIVSGVVTGTLALILSVVVMGLGLSGIGLSIMHDANHSAYSKKDWVNSLLGYSMNLIGANAFNWKMQHNVLHHTYTNVHEEDEDISPRGVLRLTPHSDWKRIHKYQHIYAWFLYGLMTIVWLFFKDFVRIYNYQTNGMAKKHKINIVREWIILIGSKIGYISYIFIIPIVFTSLAWWQIISGVVMMHYIAGFILAIIFQPAHVIEGTEFPLPDENNSLENNWAIHQLLTTTNFGNRSRWFSWYVGGLNFQIEHHLFPHICHVHYRKISSIVKETALEFGLPYKSARTFMGALAGHARLLKQLGARPV; the protein is encoded by the coding sequence ATGTCAGCTTTAAAGACCATATCCTTCGCCGGAACGCAACGTGAATTCGCAGCAACGCTTAATAAGCGTGTTAACGAGTATTTCACCAGAAATAAGCTTGCAAAACATGCCAACGGGGAAATGATTGTAAAAACGGTTTTTATGTTTTCGCTTTATTTTGTTCCATATGCTTTAATCGTTTCAGGTGTTGTAACTGGAACGCTGGCATTGATCTTATCTGTGGTCGTAATGGGTTTGGGGCTTTCAGGTATTGGCCTTTCCATTATGCATGATGCTAATCACAGCGCCTACTCAAAGAAGGATTGGGTAAATTCACTTTTAGGTTATTCCATGAATCTGATTGGTGCCAACGCATTCAATTGGAAAATGCAACACAATGTTTTGCACCATACCTATACAAATGTTCATGAAGAAGATGAGGATATCAGTCCACGCGGCGTACTGCGATTGACACCTCACTCAGATTGGAAACGGATTCACAAATACCAGCACATTTATGCCTGGTTTCTGTATGGACTCATGACGATCGTATGGTTGTTCTTCAAAGATTTTGTTCGCATCTATAATTACCAGACGAACGGAATGGCCAAGAAGCATAAGATCAATATTGTAAGAGAGTGGATTATCTTAATCGGATCGAAGATTGGTTATATAAGCTACATTTTTATAATTCCTATTGTATTCACTTCCCTTGCCTGGTGGCAAATAATTTCAGGTGTAGTGATGATGCATTACATCGCAGGCTTCATTCTTGCCATTATCTTTCAGCCCGCACACGTAATTGAGGGAACCGAATTTCCTCTACCAGATGAAAACAATTCCCTTGAAAATAACTGGGCTATCCATCAGCTCCTGACAACCACCAATTTCGGAAACAGAAGCCGTTGGTTCTCATGGTATGTTGGAGGATTGAATTTCCAGATTGAACATCATTTGTTTCCACATATCTGCCACGTGCATTACAGAAAAATATCTTCCATTGTAAAAGAGACGGCTCTTGAATTTGGCTTGCCTTACAAGAGCGCCAGAACTTTCATGGGAGCATTGGCTGGACATGCGCGATTATTGAAGCAACTGGGTGCCAGACCAGTGTAA